One Alnus glutinosa chromosome 3, dhAlnGlut1.1, whole genome shotgun sequence genomic region harbors:
- the LOC133864515 gene encoding mitochondrial carrier protein MTM1 isoform X2 has product MAGSRQSVPSWISVAAANRVDFEGNVSSMSEKMLKENSSSSSSEKGISDVNLGFGERAFSAAGASVLSAILVNPLDVAKTRLQAQAAGVPYQGLCPIACFDTNTMLPDWRCSTSPTRAVVGSEPVCPPECNRYKGTMDVLYKVIRQEGFTRLWRGTYASIALAVPTVGIYLPCYDIFRNLMEDFTTRSAPNLTPYVPLVAGSVARSLACVSCYPIELARTRMQAFKETQTGVKPAGVWKTLLGVMDPVKSTNLLQNLQSYRILWTGLGAQLARDVPFSAICWSTLEPIRRRILGLVGDQASAASILGANFSAGFVAGTLAAAATCPLDVAKTRRQIEDPARALKMNTRNTLLEIWRDGGMKGLFTGIGPRVGRAGPSVGIVVSFYEVVKYALHHRHLTQ; this is encoded by the exons ATGGCGGGCTCAAGGCAGAGTGTACCTTCGTGGATAAGTGTAGCAGCTGCGAATAGGGTTGATTTTGAAGGAAACGTTTCGTCTATGTCGGAAAAGATGCTCAAGGagaattcttcttcttcttcttctgaaaAGGGTATCTCTGATGTGAATTTGGGCTTTGGAGAGAGGGCTTTCTCTGCCGCCGGCGCATCTGTCCTCTCCGCAATCCTCGTTAACCCTCTTGATGTCGCCaag ACAAGGTTGCAAGCACAGGCTGCTGGAGTTCCTTATCAGGGGCTGTGTCCTATAGCATGTTTTGACACAAACACG ATGCTTCCGGATTGGAGATGTTCTACATCACCTACACGTGCAGTTGTTGGCTCTGAACCAGTGTGCCCTCCAGAGTGTAATCGATATAAAGGAACAATGGATGTTTTATACAAAGTCATACGTCAG GAAGGATTCACTAGGCTGTGGAGAGGCACGTATGCAAGCATAGCGTTGGCTGTGCCAACC GTAGGCATCTACTTGCCTTGTTATGACATTTTCCGCAATTTAATGGAAGATTTTACAACTCGGAGTGCGCCAAACTTGACTCCATATGTCCCATTAGTTGCAGGGTCAGTTGCACGCTCATTGGCTTGTGTTTCTTGTTACCCTATTGAACTGGCAAGGACCCGCATGCAG GCCTTTAAAGAAACCCAAACTGGCGTGAAGCCTGCTGGAGTCTGGAAGACATTGCTTGGGGTCATGGACCCAGTGAAAAGCACAAACCTACTACAAAATT TGCAAAGCTATCGTATCTTGTGGACTGGCCTTGGAGCACAACTTGCACGTGATGTTCCTTTCTCTGCAATCTGCTGGTCAACCCTTGAGCCG ATCCGGAGAAGAATTCTTGGACTGGTGGGTGATCAAGCCAGTGCAGCCAGCATCCTCGGGGCAAACTTTTCTGCTGGTTTTGTCGCAGGAACTCTTGCAGCTGCTGCTACGTGTCCACTTGATGTGGCAAAAACCCGGCGGCAGATAGAG GATCCTGCAAGGGCATTAAAGATGAACACTAGAAATACTTTGCTGGAAATTTGGAG GGATGGTGGAATGAAGGGACTATTTACAGGAATTGGTCCCCGTGTCGGTCGTGCCGGACCCTCTGTTGGCATAGTTGTCTCCTTTTATGAAGTTGTCAAGTATGCTTTACATCATAGACACCTAACTCAATGA
- the LOC133864515 gene encoding mitochondrial carrier protein MTM1 isoform X1, protein MAGSRQSVPSWISVAAANRVDFEGNVSSMSEKMLKENSSSSSSEKGISDVNLGFGERAFSAAGASVLSAILVNPLDVAKTRLQAQAAGVPYQGLCPIACFDTNTMLPDWRCSTSPTRAVVGSEPVCPPECNRYKGTMDVLYKVIRQEGFTRLWRGTYASIALAVPTVGIYLPCYDIFRNLMEDFTTRSAPNLTPYVPLVAGSVARSLACVSCYPIELARTRMQAFKETQTGVKPAGVWKTLLGVMDPVKSTNLLQNLQSYRILWTGLGAQLARDVPFSAICWSTLEPIRRRILGLVGDQASAASILGANFSAGFVAGTLAAAATCPLDVAKTRRQIEKDPARALKMNTRNTLLEIWRDGGMKGLFTGIGPRVGRAGPSVGIVVSFYEVVKYALHHRHLTQ, encoded by the exons ATGGCGGGCTCAAGGCAGAGTGTACCTTCGTGGATAAGTGTAGCAGCTGCGAATAGGGTTGATTTTGAAGGAAACGTTTCGTCTATGTCGGAAAAGATGCTCAAGGagaattcttcttcttcttcttctgaaaAGGGTATCTCTGATGTGAATTTGGGCTTTGGAGAGAGGGCTTTCTCTGCCGCCGGCGCATCTGTCCTCTCCGCAATCCTCGTTAACCCTCTTGATGTCGCCaag ACAAGGTTGCAAGCACAGGCTGCTGGAGTTCCTTATCAGGGGCTGTGTCCTATAGCATGTTTTGACACAAACACG ATGCTTCCGGATTGGAGATGTTCTACATCACCTACACGTGCAGTTGTTGGCTCTGAACCAGTGTGCCCTCCAGAGTGTAATCGATATAAAGGAACAATGGATGTTTTATACAAAGTCATACGTCAG GAAGGATTCACTAGGCTGTGGAGAGGCACGTATGCAAGCATAGCGTTGGCTGTGCCAACC GTAGGCATCTACTTGCCTTGTTATGACATTTTCCGCAATTTAATGGAAGATTTTACAACTCGGAGTGCGCCAAACTTGACTCCATATGTCCCATTAGTTGCAGGGTCAGTTGCACGCTCATTGGCTTGTGTTTCTTGTTACCCTATTGAACTGGCAAGGACCCGCATGCAG GCCTTTAAAGAAACCCAAACTGGCGTGAAGCCTGCTGGAGTCTGGAAGACATTGCTTGGGGTCATGGACCCAGTGAAAAGCACAAACCTACTACAAAATT TGCAAAGCTATCGTATCTTGTGGACTGGCCTTGGAGCACAACTTGCACGTGATGTTCCTTTCTCTGCAATCTGCTGGTCAACCCTTGAGCCG ATCCGGAGAAGAATTCTTGGACTGGTGGGTGATCAAGCCAGTGCAGCCAGCATCCTCGGGGCAAACTTTTCTGCTGGTTTTGTCGCAGGAACTCTTGCAGCTGCTGCTACGTGTCCACTTGATGTGGCAAAAACCCGGCGGCAGATAGAG AAGGATCCTGCAAGGGCATTAAAGATGAACACTAGAAATACTTTGCTGGAAATTTGGAG GGATGGTGGAATGAAGGGACTATTTACAGGAATTGGTCCCCGTGTCGGTCGTGCCGGACCCTCTGTTGGCATAGTTGTCTCCTTTTATGAAGTTGTCAAGTATGCTTTACATCATAGACACCTAACTCAATGA
- the LOC133864516 gene encoding arabinogalactan protein 20 — protein MAGSFSSSSMAVMGVVAIFGLLFAIVSPAVVEAHSPAPAPAPTSDGTSIDQGIAYVLMLVALVLTYLIHPLDASSYGLF, from the exons ATGGCaggttctttttcttcttcatcaatgGCTGTTATGGGAGTGGTGGCGATCTTTGGTCTACTGTTTGCCATTGTTTCCCCGGCCGTAGTTGAGGCCCACTCTCCAGCTCCAGCTCCTGCCCCTACCAGCGATG GGACTTCAATTGACCAAGGGATTGCATACGTGCTGATGCTCGTGGCGCTGGTGCTCACGTACCTCATCCACCCTCTCGACGCCTCTTCCTACGGCCTCTTTTAG